In the genome of Gadus chalcogrammus isolate NIFS_2021 chromosome 21, NIFS_Gcha_1.0, whole genome shotgun sequence, one region contains:
- the kcnk13b gene encoding potassium channel subfamily K member 13b codes for MACRGSGCCCGGGGVGPLNEDNARFLLLALFIIVYLLCGAAVFSALEQPMEREAKARWTQRFEHFSLKHNLSRKDLRNFLRSYEEANVAGIRVDTIRPRWDFSGAFYFVGTVVSTIGFGMTTPATIGGKVFLMFYGLIGCAATILFFNLFLERVITVIAFVLKTCHKRRQHKAVLPHAAHHRGSEGSAGGLAGWKPSVYCVMLILGVAAVVVSCCASLMYSAAEGWAYLDSLYFCFVAFSTIGFGDMVSSQRLAYEGHATAAYRLGNFLFILTGVCCIYSLFNVISIVIKQVLNWLLGRMEAACHCCGCLPGWGWGGAGGGVGGGGGPHRPHRHPRRNVVAPGHLRARRELSIETDVANESETDTGRRMSGEMISMRDFLAANKVNLALMQKQLSEMANGHPRPSGSSSRQNGFSGGVGALGIMNNRLAETSVDR; via the exons ATGGCGTGTCGAGGCAGCGGTtgctgctgcggcggcggcggcgtgggtCCGCTGAACGAGGACAACGCACGGTTCCTGCTgctggccctctttatcatcgTGTATCTGCTGTGCGGCGCGGCGGTCTTCTCCGCGCTCGAGCAACCCATGGAGCGCGAGGCAAAGGCGCGGTGGACGCAGAGGTTCGAGCACTTTAGCCTGAAGCACAACCTCAGCAGGAAGGACCTCAGGAACTTCCTGAGGAGCTACGAGGAGGCGAACGTGGCAGGGATCCGCGTGGACACCATCCGGCCGCGGTGGGACTTCTCCGGGGCGTTCTACTTCGTCGGTACTGTGGTGTCCACCATAG GCTTTGGGATGACCACGCCGGCCACCATCGGCGGGAAAGTCTTCCTCATGTTCTACGGCCTCATCGGCTGCGCCGCCACCATCCTCTTCTTCAACCTCTTCCTGGAGCGCGTCATCACGGTCATCGCCTTCGTCCTCAAGACCTGCCACAAGCGGCGCCAGCACAAGGCCGTGCTCCCGCACGCCGCCCACCACCGCGGCTCCGAGGGCAGCGCCGGC GGTCTGGCTGGCTGGAAGCCCTCCGTCTACTGCGTGATGCTGATCCTGGGCGTGGCCGCCGTCGTGGTGTCGTGCTGCGCGTCCCTGATGTACTCGGCCGCCGAGGGCTGGGCCTACCTGGACTCGCTGTACTTCTGCTTCGTGGCCTTCAGCACCATCGGCTTCGGGGACATGGTGAGCAGCCAGCGGCTGGCCTACGAGGGCCACGCCACCGCCGCCTACCGGCTGGGCAACTTCCTGTTCATCCTGACGGGCGTGTGCTGCATCTACTCGCTCTTCAACGTCATCTCCATCGTCATCAAGCAAGTGCTGAACTGGCTGCTAGGCCGGATGGAGGCCGCCTGCCACTGCTGCGGCTGCCTCCccggctggggctgggggggtgcgGGTGGCggggtgggaggtggaggagggccccACCGCCCCCACCGCCACCCCAGGAGGAACGTGGTGGCCCCGGGGCACCTGAGGGCCAGGAGGGAGCTCTCCATAGAGACGGACGTGGCCAACGAGAGCGAGACCGACACGGGCCGCCGCATGTCCGGCGAGATGATCTCCATGAGGGACTTCTTGGCAGCCAATAAG GTGAATCTGGCCCTCATGCAGAAGCAGCTGTCGGAGATGGCCAACGGACACCCGCGGCCGTCGGGGTCCAGCTCGCGGCAGAACGGCTTCTCCGGTGGTGTCGGGGCCCTGGGCATCATGAACAACCGCCTGGCAGAGACCAGCGTGGACAGATAG
- the calm1b gene encoding calmodulin-1b, producing the protein MADQLTEEQIAEFKEAFSLFDKDGDGTITTKELGTVMRSLGQNPTEAELQDMINEVDADGNGTIDFPEFLTMMARKMKDTDSEEEIREAFRVFDKDGNGYISAAELRHVMTNLGEKLTDEEVDEMIREADIDGDGQVNYEEFVQMMTAK; encoded by the exons ATG GCTGACCAACTAACAGAAGAGCAGATCGCAG AGTTCAAGGAGGCGTTCTCCTTATTCGACAAGGACGGCGAcggcaccatcaccaccaaaGAGCTTGGTACCGTGATGAGGTCTTTGGGCCAGAACCCCACAGAGGCGGAGCTCCAGGACATGATCAACGAAGTGGACGCCGATG GTAACGGAACCATCGACTTCCCCGAGTTTTTGACCATGATGGCCAGAAAAATGAAGGACacagacagtgaggaggagatccGCGAGGCTTTCCGGGTATTCGACAAG GACGGAAACGGCTACATCAGTGCTGCAGAGCTCCGCCACGTCATGACAAACCTGGGAGAGAAGCTGACggatgaggaggtggacgaGATGATCAGAGAAGCAGACATTGACGGAGACGGACAGGTCAACTATGAAG agttTGTACAGATGATGACCGCAAAGTGA
- the psmc1b gene encoding proteasome 26S subunit, ATPase 1b — MGQSQSGGHGPGGGKKDDKEKKKKYEPPIPTRVGKKKKRTKGPDAASKLPLVTPHTQCRLKLLKQERIKDYLLMEEEFIRNQEQMKPLEEKQEEERSKVDDLRGTPMSVGTLEEIIDDNHAIVSTSVGSEHYVSILSFVDKDLLEPGCSVLLNHKVHAVIGVLMDDTDPLVTVMKVEKAPQETYADIGGLDNQIQEIKESVELPLTHPEYYEEMGIKPPKGVILYGPPGTGKTLLAKAVANQTSATFLRVVGSELIQKYLGDGPKLVRELFRVAEEHAPSIVFIDEIDAIGTKRYDSNSGGEREIQRTMLELLNQLDGFDSRGDVKVIMATNRIETLDPALIRPGRIDRKIEFPLPDEKTKRRIFQIHTSRMTVADDVTLDDLILAKDDLSGADIKAICTEAGLMALRERRMKVTNEDFKKSKENVLYKKQEGTPEGLYL; from the exons ATG GGTCAGAGCCAGAGTGGAGGCCACGGTCCGGGGGGAGGAAAGAAGGATGAcaag gagaagaagaagaagtatgaGCCTCCCATTCCCACCAGAGTtggcaagaagaagaagaggacaaAGGGACCCGACGCTGCCAGCAAACTCCCATTAG TCACCCCTCACACCCAGTGCCGCCTGAAGCTCCTGAAGCAGGAGAGAATCAAGGACTAcctgctgatggaggaggagttCATCAGGAACCAGGAGCAGATGAAGCCCCttgaggagaagcaggag GAAGAGAGGTCGAAGGTGGATGACCTGCGTGGGACCCCTATGTCGGTGGGCACGCTGGAGGAGATCATCGATGACAACCATGCCATCGTGTCCACCTCGGTGGGCTCGGAGCACTATGTCAGCATCCTGTCCTTCGTAGACAAAGACCTGCTGGAGCCCGGCTGCTCCGTGCTGCTCAACCACAAG gtACATGCTGTCATTGGGGTACTGATGGACGACACTGACCCCCTGGTGACAGTGATGAAGGTGGAGAAAGCTCCCCAGGAGACCTATGCTGACATCGGCGGGCTAGACAATCAGATCCAGGAGATCAAG GAGTCTGTGGAGCTGCCCCTCACACATCCAGAGTATTACGAAGAGATGGGGATCAAGCCCCCCAAGGGAGTCATCCTGTACGGACCACCGGGCACAG GTAAGACCCTATTGGCCAAAGCGGTGGCCAATCAGACATCGGCCACCTTCCTGCGTGTGGTAGGCTCTGAGCTAATCCAGAAGTACCTGGGCGACGGGCCCAAGCTGGTACGAGAGCTCTTCAGGGTGGCAGAGGAGCATGCCCCCTCCATCGTCTTCATCGACGAGATCGACGCCATCGGAAccaagag ATACGACTCCAACTCTGGGGGCGAGCGGGAGATCCAGAGGACCATGTTGGAGCTGCTCAACCAGCTGGACGGCTTTGACTCCCGGGGGGACGTCAAGGtcatcatggccaccaacagGATAGAGACCCTGGACCCTGCGCTCATTAGACCAG GGAGAATCGACCGCAAGATCGAGTTCCCGCTGCCCGACGAGAAGACCAAGCGCAGGATCTTCCAGATCCACACCAGCCGCATGACTGTGGCCGATGACGTCACCCTGGATGACCTCATCCTGGCCAAAGACGATCTCTCAGGAGCCGACATCAAG gccATCTGCACGGAGGCGGGGCTGATGGCGCTGCGGGAGCGCCGCATGAAGGTTACCAACGAGGACTTCAAGAAGTCCAAGGAGAACGTCCTCTACAAGAAGCAGGAGGGAACACCGGAGGGACTCTACCTCTAA